One Peptostreptococcus equinus genomic window carries:
- a CDS encoding GNAT family N-acetyltransferase has protein sequence MENLIFKKISLDYKGIIYNWIKDPYLRKMIGTRSFPSLEEHRIWIENKIKDTKNLLFVIEVNNKPVGIIGTNTLDLYNKNAEIYIYIGDSKKKNNGIGTRSLQKFIKYLNEKYELNKVNARIFSYNIPSIKLFEKNGFILEARLKKQIYLSDDGLFYDLLWYSYFLK, from the coding sequence ATGGAAAATTTAATTTTTAAAAAGATATCACTAGACTATAAAGGTATAATTTATAATTGGATAAAGGATCCATATCTTAGAAAAATGATAGGAACTAGAAGTTTTCCTAGTCTAGAAGAGCATAGAATTTGGATAGAAAATAAAATAAAGGACACAAAAAACTTATTATTTGTAATTGAAGTTAATAATAAACCCGTAGGAATTATTGGTACAAATACGTTAGATTTGTATAATAAGAATGCAGAAATATATATATATATTGGAGATAGTAAAAAAAAAAATAATGGCATAGGTACACGTTCATTACAGAAATTTATTAAATATTTGAATGAAAAATACGAGTTAAATAAAGTAAACGCTAGAATTTTTTCGTATAACATCCCCTCAATAAAATTATTTGAAAAAAATGGTTTTATACTAGAGGCTAGATTAAAAAAACAAATTTATTTGAGTGATGATGGATTATTTTATGATCTTCTTTGGTATTCTTATTTCTTAAAATGA
- a CDS encoding sugar transferase, with amino-acid sequence MYKFFLKRVIDILISILAIPFIFITIILVGPIIYMNDKGPIFYNSERIGKNGKTFKMFKLRSMKVNAPDIRNNDGSTFNAETDERVTNVGKFIRKTSLDELPQFINVLLGDMSVIGPRPNLPTVKYDKLSELEKRRLDVKPGITGYNQAYYRNSVDTIEKYINDIYYLENLTFFMDIKIFLKTICSVVRRNNINIS; translated from the coding sequence ATGTATAAATTTTTTTTAAAGAGAGTGATAGATATTTTAATTTCTATTTTAGCTATTCCGTTTATATTTATTACAATAATACTTGTAGGACCAATTATATATATGAATGATAAAGGTCCCATATTTTATAATTCAGAAAGAATAGGTAAAAATGGTAAAACATTTAAGATGTTTAAATTAAGGTCAATGAAAGTTAATGCTCCTGATATAAGAAATAATGATGGATCAACTTTTAATGCTGAAACAGATGAGAGAGTTACAAATGTGGGAAAATTTATTAGAAAAACATCTTTAGACGAATTACCACAGTTTATTAATGTTTTATTGGGAGATATGAGCGTTATAGGACCGAGACCAAACTTGCCTACAGTAAAATATGACAAACTTAGTGAATTAGAAAAAAGAAGGCTAGATGTTAAGCCTGGGATAACAGGATATAATCAGGCTTATTATAGGAATTCAGTTGACACTATAGAAAAATATATTAATGATATTTATTATTTAGAAAATTTAACTTTTTTTATGGACATTAAAATTTTTTTAAAAACTATTTGCTCAGTAGTTAGAAGAAATAATATTAATATTAGTTAG
- a CDS encoding DegT/DnrJ/EryC1/StrS family aminotransferase — MIKKCSEKEIRNIPFSPPDISDSEIEEVIQTLKSGWITTGPKTKELEKILANFCNTSKTVCLNSATACEELNLKICGIGPGDEVIVPAYTYTATASAVIHCGARIIFVDNKKDSTEMDYSKLEEVITKNTKAIVAVDIGGVIADYDKIYSIVEKKKHLFKAKEGNSLGARIQQKLNRILVFADAAHSLGAIKEGKKSGSIADFTSFSFHAVKNFTTAEGGASTWKDIEGIDNEELYNQYQLYSLHGQSKDALTKTQIGAWEYDIIGAWYKCNMTDIMASLGIRQFDRYSELLEKRNNIISKYDNMCDELGVTYLKHYTCNSQSSGHLYLTRIPNINEKQRNEIIIKLAEKGISTNVHYKPLPMMSAYKNMGWDIKNFPNAFDYYKNLVSLPLHTKLSDKDIEYVILNFSEIVKEYL, encoded by the coding sequence ATGATAAAAAAATGTAGTGAAAAAGAAATAAGAAATATACCCTTTAGTCCTCCTGACATTTCTGACTCAGAAATAGAAGAAGTTATTCAAACTTTAAAATCTGGCTGGATTACAACTGGTCCAAAGACAAAGGAACTCGAAAAAATATTGGCAAATTTTTGTAATACGTCTAAGACTGTTTGCTTAAATTCGGCTACTGCATGTGAAGAATTAAATTTAAAAATATGTGGTATAGGTCCTGGTGACGAAGTAATAGTTCCAGCGTATACTTATACTGCTACTGCCTCAGCTGTTATACATTGTGGTGCAAGAATTATATTTGTTGATAATAAAAAAGATAGTACTGAAATGGACTATAGCAAGTTGGAAGAAGTAATAACGAAAAATACTAAGGCTATAGTAGCGGTTGATATAGGCGGTGTAATTGCTGATTATGATAAAATATATTCAATTGTAGAAAAGAAAAAACATTTGTTCAAAGCTAAAGAAGGCAATAGTTTAGGTGCTAGAATTCAACAGAAACTAAACAGAATATTAGTATTTGCTGATGCGGCACATTCACTTGGAGCTATAAAGGAAGGCAAAAAATCTGGTTCGATTGCAGATTTCACAAGTTTTTCATTTCATGCAGTTAAAAATTTCACTACTGCCGAGGGTGGAGCTTCTACTTGGAAGGATATTGAAGGTATTGACAATGAAGAACTATATAATCAATATCAATTGTATAGTTTACATGGACAATCAAAAGATGCATTAACAAAGACACAAATTGGTGCATGGGAATATGATATAATTGGTGCTTGGTATAAATGTAATATGACAGACATAATGGCATCTCTGGGTATAAGACAGTTTGATAGGTATTCGGAATTATTAGAAAAAAGAAATAACATAATTTCAAAATATGATAATATGTGTGATGAGTTAGGAGTAACGTATTTAAAACACTATACATGTAATAGTCAATCTTCTGGACATTTATATTTAACTCGCATACCAAATATAAATGAAAAACAGAGAAACGAAATTATTATTAAACTTGCTGAAAAAGGTATATCTACTAATGTACATTATAAACCATTACCTATGATGAGTGCATATAAAAATATGGGATGGGATATTAAAAATTTTCCGAATGCTTTTGACTATTATAAGAACTTAGTTAGTTTGCCATTGCACACTAAACTAAGTGATAAAGATATAGAATATGTTATACTTAACTTTAGTGAAATAGTAAAAGAATATCTGTAG
- a CDS encoding nucleoside-diphosphate sugar epimerase/dehydratase, whose translation MNKNKEYNKGIGKGALINNKESNKKIKHWKIISLYLLIYDILAILMSFFLALWIRFDCEFARIPSGYITMYLKFIPIYIIFSIVVFYLFKLYNSVWQFASFSELNRVSLSSIITFIFNILFGIIFFTYLSESSFNRMPVSYYIFGSMLQFFFVIGVRFSYRFILLEKSRWIKNDDNIVIKSMLIGAGTAGQMILRDLNSHNNLNEKIVCIIDDNSNKWNRLIDGIPIVGGRNSIIESAKHYNIKKIYYAIPSSSVETKRNILNICKETGCELKNLPGMYQLMKGEVSINAMKEVSIEDLLEREAILIDNKGISDFISNKTVLVTGGGGSIGSELCRQVATNNPKTLVIFDIYENNAYEIEQELKRKYAYINIKVVIGSVRDGNRLLSIFKKYRPNIVYHAAAHKHVPLMEDSPLEAIKNNVLGTYKTAFAAMLYGCEKFVLISTDKAVNPTNIMGASKRMCEMIIQTFDNYIKNYKLNELPNPFNCEISELLNRNIKTNFVAVRFGNVLGSNGSVIPVFKKQIKEGGPVTVTHPEIIRYFMTIPEAVSLVLQAGIYAKNGEIFVLDMGEPVKIDTLARNLIKLSGYKPDVDINVVYTGLRPGEKLFEEKLMAEEGLRKTPNKLIHIASPIKINTTEFINNVKELMDLDGGILIDDTNFDTLYNKQFKVLMKEMVNTYNA comes from the coding sequence ATGAATAAAAATAAGGAATATAATAAAGGGATTGGTAAGGGCGCTTTAATCAATAATAAGGAATCAAATAAAAAAATAAAACATTGGAAAATAATTAGCTTATATTTATTAATATATGACATTCTGGCAATATTGATGTCTTTTTTTCTAGCACTATGGATTAGGTTCGATTGTGAATTTGCAAGAATACCTAGTGGATATATAACTATGTATTTAAAATTCATTCCAATATATATAATATTTTCAATAGTAGTTTTTTATTTATTTAAGCTATACAATAGTGTATGGCAATTTGCTAGCTTTAGTGAACTTAATAGAGTATCACTATCGTCAATTATAACATTTATATTTAATATATTATTTGGTATTATATTTTTTACATACTTAAGTGAATCTAGTTTTAACAGAATGCCTGTATCATATTATATATTTGGATCTATGTTACAGTTTTTCTTTGTGATAGGTGTAAGGTTCTCATATAGATTTATTTTGCTTGAAAAAAGCAGATGGATAAAAAACGATGATAATATTGTAATTAAGTCTATGTTAATAGGAGCAGGAACAGCAGGACAAATGATTCTTAGAGATTTAAACTCCCATAATAATTTAAATGAAAAAATAGTTTGTATTATTGATGATAACTCAAATAAGTGGAATAGATTAATAGATGGGATACCAATAGTTGGGGGAAGAAATTCAATAATTGAGTCAGCCAAGCACTATAATATAAAAAAAATATATTATGCCATACCTAGTTCTAGTGTTGAGACTAAAAGAAATATTTTGAACATATGCAAAGAAACAGGTTGCGAACTTAAGAATTTACCAGGAATGTATCAACTTATGAAAGGTGAAGTAAGTATAAATGCAATGAAAGAAGTTTCAATTGAAGATTTACTTGAAAGGGAAGCGATACTAATAGATAATAAGGGAATTTCTGATTTCATATCAAATAAAACTGTACTTGTGACAGGTGGGGGTGGATCTATAGGTAGTGAGTTGTGTAGACAGGTAGCAACTAATAATCCAAAAACACTTGTTATTTTTGATATTTATGAGAATAATGCATATGAAATTGAACAAGAATTAAAAAGAAAATATGCATATATAAATATAAAGGTTGTGATTGGCTCTGTGAGAGACGGAAACAGACTTTTATCAATATTTAAAAAATATAGACCTAATATAGTTTATCATGCAGCGGCCCATAAACATGTACCGTTAATGGAAGATAGTCCATTAGAAGCAATTAAAAATAATGTATTAGGTACATATAAAACTGCTTTTGCAGCAATGCTTTATGGATGTGAAAAATTTGTATTAATAAGTACTGATAAAGCTGTTAATCCAACAAACATAATGGGAGCAAGTAAGCGAATGTGTGAAATGATTATTCAAACATTTGATAATTATATTAAAAATTATAAGTTAAATGAGTTACCTAATCCTTTTAATTGTGAGATTAGTGAGTTATTGAATAGGAATATAAAAACAAATTTTGTTGCAGTAAGATTTGGGAATGTATTAGGGAGTAATGGATCTGTTATACCTGTATTTAAAAAGCAAATAAAAGAAGGTGGACCAGTAACAGTTACGCATCCAGAAATTATTAGATACTTTATGACCATTCCAGAAGCTGTATCATTGGTTCTTCAAGCAGGAATATATGCAAAAAACGGCGAAATATTTGTATTGGATATGGGAGAACCTGTAAAAATAGATACATTAGCGAGAAATTTAATAAAGTTATCTGGCTACAAACCTGATGTAGACATAAATGTAGTATATACAGGACTAAGACCAGGTGAAAAGCTGTTTGAAGAAAAATTGATGGCAGAAGAAGGCTTGAGAAAAACACCAAATAAATTAATTCATATAGCTTCTCCGATAAAAATAAATACGACTGAATTTATAAATAATGTAAAAGAGTTAATGGATTTAGACGGTGGAATATTAATAGATGACACAAATTTTGATACTTTATACAACAAGCAATTTAAAGTATTAATGAAAGAAATGGTAAATACATACAATGCATAA
- a CDS encoding tyrosine-protein phosphatase translates to MDREYRGIIDTHCHLLPGVDDGSESIEESLEMIDMYISQGYCGAILTSHYYEKKYEVCGQIYDKSFDLLQKAIKLRNIDFKLYRGNEIFVDCDVMKLLNNKKINTLANSDYVLLELPFLGRFRGVQELVYDLKRNGYIPIIAHAERYVYAQEDINYLYDLLSYGALIQINLSSLSKDKNSGVHRTVIKLIKSKMVSFVGTDAHTSTWRKPIVSKEFEKLKTLLSEEDFNEIVYINPMKILNNENIEFDIDLVKINNEEEKMKSKKSIFSIFRKR, encoded by the coding sequence ATGGATAGGGAATACAGAGGAATAATCGACACGCACTGTCACTTGTTGCCAGGCGTGGACGATGGTTCTGAGAGCATTGAAGAATCATTAGAAATGATTGATATGTACATCAGTCAAGGATATTGTGGAGCAATACTAACATCACATTATTATGAAAAAAAATATGAAGTATGCGGACAAATATATGATAAATCATTTGATTTACTCCAAAAAGCAATAAAACTAAGAAATATTGATTTTAAACTTTATAGGGGTAATGAAATATTTGTAGATTGTGATGTAATGAAACTCTTAAATAATAAGAAGATTAATACACTTGCAAATAGCGACTATGTATTACTCGAATTACCATTCTTGGGTAGATTTAGAGGCGTCCAAGAACTAGTATATGATTTAAAAAGAAATGGATATATACCAATTATCGCTCACGCAGAAAGATATGTTTACGCACAAGAGGACATAAATTACCTGTATGATTTGCTATCTTATGGTGCATTGATACAGATTAATTTGTCCAGTCTTTCTAAAGATAAAAATAGTGGAGTGCATAGAACAGTAATAAAACTCATTAAATCTAAGATGGTTTCTTTTGTAGGTACAGACGCACATACATCAACTTGGAGAAAACCTATAGTAAGTAAAGAGTTTGAAAAATTAAAGACTTTGTTATCTGAAGAAGATTTTAATGAAATAGTATATATAAACCCAATGAAAATTTTAAATAATGAAAATATCGAGTTTGATATAGATTTAGTTAAAATAAATAATGAAGAAGAAAAAATGAAAAGTAAGAAATCTATTTTTTCAATATTTAGAAAGAGATAG
- a CDS encoding SH3 domain-containing protein has translation MNKKVLFSFIVASLLFTGCAKEEKYISLEERGMKTSAKEANSKEGSISTSNKSENKDKKDSNSEEKQKNAVISVETANFRKEASKDGELISSLNKDQKVKLLSTETVEGTKWAKIDVDGQEGYTLYSFLNIEE, from the coding sequence ATGAATAAAAAAGTACTTTTTTCTTTTATAGTAGCGAGTTTATTATTTACTGGTTGTGCAAAGGAAGAAAAATATATTTCTCTAGAAGAGAGAGGTATGAAAACAAGCGCAAAAGAAGCAAACAGTAAGGAAGGCAGTATATCAACTTCTAATAAAAGTGAAAATAAGGATAAGAAAGATAGTAATAGCGAGGAAAAACAAAAAAATGCAGTGATATCAGTTGAAACTGCAAATTTTAGAAAAGAAGCGTCAAAAGATGGTGAATTAATTTCATCTCTAAACAAAGATCAAAAAGTAAAATTACTTTCTACTGAAACTGTAGAAGGTACGAAATGGGCTAAAATAGATGTGGATGGACAAGAGGGCTATACACTATATAGTTTTTTGAACATTGAGGAATAA
- a CDS encoding CpsD/CapB family tyrosine-protein kinase: MNKKLKNYYSNTSMLGEAIRTLRTNLSFSSIDGNMKAILITSAEPADGKSTVSVNLARSMAENGSKVLLIDCDLRNPSIAKVSGNTNPRGITNYLVRESRLEDIIMHDKKIPSLELILSGTKPPNPAELLSTNRMKDFIEVAKRNYDMVILDTPPVGILTDAAVLSRIVDGVVMVVSHEKTKKSSINDAIKNLKNVGANIVGMVFNRVPVAKNNKYGYGNDGK; this comes from the coding sequence ATGAATAAAAAATTGAAAAATTATTATAGTAATACATCAATGTTAGGAGAAGCTATACGTACTCTTAGAACTAACCTTTCTTTTTCATCTATAGACGGAAATATGAAAGCAATCTTGATTACTTCAGCTGAACCAGCGGATGGTAAATCAACTGTATCTGTAAACTTGGCTAGATCAATGGCAGAAAATGGTTCAAAGGTGTTGCTAATAGATTGTGATTTAAGAAATCCTAGTATAGCCAAAGTATCAGGCAATACCAACCCAAGAGGAATTACAAATTATCTAGTTAGAGAATCTAGATTAGAAGATATTATTATGCATGACAAAAAAATACCTAGCCTTGAATTAATATTATCAGGTACAAAACCACCTAATCCAGCAGAGTTGCTTTCGACAAATAGAATGAAAGATTTCATTGAAGTAGCTAAAAGGAACTATGATATGGTAATATTGGATACACCTCCAGTAGGAATACTTACTGATGCTGCTGTACTATCAAGAATAGTAGATGGAGTGGTAATGGTTGTCAGTCATGAAAAGACTAAAAAATCAAGTATTAATGATGCTATTAAAAATCTCAAAAATGTAGGTGCAAATATTGTTGGTATGGTATTTAATAGAGTTCCAGTAGCTAAAAATAATAAATATGGATACGGGAACGACGGTAAGTAA
- a CDS encoding YveK family protein, with product MEQEIDLLEIWQAIRKRIIFILLSMIIVGGLTFAVNKLIIPAKYEAKTTMIIGKPNDTSANQNNIEFNDVMVNQKLVTTYSEIIKSRSIADQVIKILDLKNFDMARYHGMISVNAIKDTEVLSVSVVDTIPARAMDMANTTAQIFQKEVKGIMNIDNVKILDEATLPKKPVSPNVLRNTIIGALIAGITASFIAVFRELNKDTYSSTQQLQNEFGISVIGVIPNVKRGEN from the coding sequence ATGGAACAAGAAATCGATCTGTTGGAAATATGGCAGGCAATTAGAAAGAGAATAATATTTATACTTCTTTCTATGATTATAGTAGGAGGGCTGACTTTTGCTGTTAATAAACTAATTATACCAGCAAAGTATGAAGCAAAAACTACTATGATAATAGGTAAACCAAATGATACATCAGCTAATCAGAATAATATAGAATTTAATGATGTAATGGTAAACCAAAAGTTGGTTACAACTTATAGTGAAATAATAAAATCAAGATCAATAGCTGATCAAGTAATCAAGATACTTGACCTTAAGAATTTTGATATGGCTAGATATCATGGAATGATAAGTGTGAATGCGATTAAAGATACAGAAGTACTATCAGTATCTGTAGTAGATACTATTCCAGCTAGAGCGATGGATATGGCTAATACAACAGCGCAAATATTCCAAAAGGAAGTAAAAGGAATAATGAATATTGACAATGTTAAAATATTGGATGAGGCGACTTTGCCAAAGAAGCCAGTATCACCCAATGTATTAAGAAATACAATTATTGGAGCATTAATAGCAGGAATTACGGCATCTTTTATAGCTGTATTTAGAGAATTAAACAAAGATACTTACTCATCTACTCAGCAATTACAAAATGAATTCGGTATTTCTGTAATTGGTGTTATACCAAATGTCAAGAGAGGTGAAAATTAA
- a CDS encoding LCP family protein produces MKNKNRTKKEISFIGIILFLLSLAGIGYLLYVVFSNSLLDINYRLILLGLSVVFEIFVGWYLIYKRKNKALKILLSVLVLIVSATAAGASNYVDQSMKSLDIISGKQETYQFSLVVPIDSKIESISDIENKEVLSALKIDEANVNTFKTKMIYKENKSLNYVDGGDYFSMSKKVSEKEADVILLNESYRSAIVDQIPDFEKKTKVIYSTDFKGKNKLAHKEIKKNQPFNVYISGIDTFGKISNVSRSDVNLLVTVNPKNNKILITTVPRDTYTKIAGGGNDEYDKFTHSGIYGINSSVKTMENLLDTDVNYYVRVNFSTLIKIVDVLGGVDVDNKQAFSVGSYYFDAGKIHLNGKEALVYARDRYHQENGDMDRGRNHEKILAAIIDKATKANSMADYQEMLNVATESSETNMPKTKIIELINRQINMNKNWDYQMQDLKGQGTMGKPSYAMPGSRLYMFVPYDESIRLIKSEIDKNLQ; encoded by the coding sequence ATGAAGAATAAGAATAGAACAAAAAAAGAAATAAGCTTTATAGGAATTATATTATTTTTACTTAGCTTAGCTGGTATAGGTTACTTGTTATATGTTGTATTTTCTAATAGCCTATTGGATATAAACTATAGACTTATTTTACTAGGACTTTCAGTAGTTTTTGAGATATTTGTAGGATGGTACCTAATATATAAGAGAAAAAATAAAGCTTTAAAAATATTATTATCAGTTTTAGTATTGATAGTAAGTGCAACAGCGGCTGGCGCTAGTAACTATGTAGATCAAAGTATGAAATCTTTAGATATAATAAGTGGAAAACAAGAAACATACCAATTTTCATTAGTCGTTCCTATTGATAGTAAGATTGAAAGTATATCAGACATAGAAAACAAGGAAGTTTTATCAGCTTTAAAAATTGATGAAGCAAATGTAAATACTTTTAAAACAAAAATGATATATAAAGAAAATAAATCACTTAATTACGTAGATGGCGGTGATTATTTCTCTATGTCGAAGAAAGTAAGCGAAAAAGAGGCGGATGTAATATTATTGAATGAATCGTATAGATCTGCAATTGTGGACCAAATACCTGATTTTGAGAAAAAAACAAAGGTGATTTACTCTACAGATTTCAAGGGAAAGAATAAACTAGCTCACAAAGAAATTAAGAAAAATCAGCCTTTCAATGTATATATAAGCGGAATTGATACATTTGGTAAAATTTCCAACGTATCTAGAAGTGATGTAAATTTACTGGTGACTGTAAACCCTAAAAATAATAAGATATTAATTACTACTGTTCCAAGAGATACATATACAAAGATAGCGGGCGGTGGCAATGATGAATATGACAAGTTTACACATTCAGGTATATACGGAATTAATAGTTCAGTAAAAACAATGGAAAATCTTTTAGATACTGATGTTAATTACTATGTAAGAGTCAATTTCTCTACACTAATTAAGATTGTAGATGTTCTAGGTGGTGTAGATGTTGATAATAAGCAGGCTTTTTCTGTAGGATCATATTATTTTGACGCTGGGAAGATTCATTTAAATGGAAAAGAAGCTCTTGTATACGCTAGAGATAGATATCATCAGGAAAATGGAGATATGGATAGAGGTCGTAATCACGAAAAAATACTTGCAGCTATAATTGATAAAGCTACAAAAGCAAATTCAATGGCAGATTATCAAGAAATGTTGAATGTAGCAACTGAATCTTCAGAAACAAATATGCCTAAAACAAAAATAATAGAACTAATTAATAGACAAATCAATATGAATAAAAATTGGGATTATCAAATGCAAGACTTAAAGGGTCAAGGAACAATGGGCAAACCATCATATGCTATGCCTGGAAGCAGATTATATATGTTTGTACCATATGATGAAAGTATAAGGCTAATTAAAAGTGAAATAGATAAAAACTTACAATAA
- a CDS encoding LPXTG cell wall anchor domain-containing protein produces MKNKKIKVVATSLLVANILQPVNLINAEDAVNRETSNPPAKITESVKKTELERAIETAERTYNRYKDNNKSVSDKFLSEINLAKSKLNDNEEAQKNAAKNLASNQKIFFADSKAAIKNAISDAENKEDILKIIEKAKIDNRRKIEKDQEELIKKLNEMDKLKKSSIDYIESLEGLSPKSKEIAKNHIGGSESKEDILDVIERATIINRRKKEQSSSESEPKKEELNQSEPNKEEPKQDESNKEEPKQDESNKEELNQNGSSKKEQEHNGSIEKESDNSESKKNGSNKNNTKIENAKNRSKVLNNSVNKKQNEKKKVLPNTGDGLNSMIIAIIGIFTSMVLILLGLKSKKISIKNK; encoded by the coding sequence ATGAAGAATAAAAAGATTAAAGTTGTGGCTACATCCCTATTAGTAGCCAATATTTTACAGCCCGTAAATTTAATTAATGCTGAGGATGCAGTTAATCGTGAAACTAGCAATCCACCTGCAAAAATTACAGAATCTGTCAAGAAAACAGAATTAGAAAGAGCAATAGAAACGGCTGAGAGAACGTATAATAGGTATAAGGATAATAATAAGTCAGTATCTGATAAATTCTTATCTGAAATTAATCTTGCTAAAAGTAAACTAAATGATAATGAAGAAGCGCAAAAAAATGCAGCTAAAAATTTAGCTAGTAACCAAAAAATTTTTTTCGCGGATTCAAAAGCAGCAATAAAAAATGCAATATCAGATGCAGAAAATAAAGAAGATATATTAAAGATAATAGAAAAAGCTAAGATAGACAACAGAAGAAAAATAGAAAAAGATCAAGAAGAGCTAATCAAGAAGCTAAACGAAATGGATAAGCTAAAGAAGTCATCAATTGATTACATAGAAAGTTTAGAAGGTTTAAGTCCTAAGTCTAAAGAAATAGCTAAAAATCATATAGGTGGTTCTGAAAGTAAAGAAGATATTTTAGATGTTATAGAAAGAGCTACAATAATTAACAGAAGAAAAAAAGAACAAAGTTCTAGTGAAAGTGAACCTAAAAAAGAAGAATTAAATCAAAGTGAACCAAATAAAGAAGAACCAAAACAAGATGAATCTAATAAAGAAGAACCAAAACAAGATGAATCTAATAAAGAAGAATTAAATCAAAATGGGTCTTCAAAAAAAGAACAAGAACACAATGGATCTATAGAGAAAGAATCTGATAATTCTGAATCTAAAAAGAATGGATCAAATAAAAACAATACAAAAATTGAAAACGCAAAAAATAGAAGTAAAGTATTGAATAATTCAGTTAATAAAAAACAGAATGAAAAAAAGAAAGTTTTACCTAATACAGGTGATGGTTTAAATTCAATGATTATAGCAATTATTGGTATTTTTACTAGTATGGTACTAATATTATTAGGCTTAAAATCTAAAAAAATTTCAATAAAAAATAAATAA